From Blattabacterium cuenoti, a single genomic window includes:
- the rpoB gene encoding DNA-directed RNA polymerase subunit beta yields MNTEKKRITFASVAKQAEYPDFLDIQIKSFKEFFQLDAKPEDRKNEGLFKAFTENFPISDARNSFVLEFKGYSIDSPRYSIEECIERGLTYSVPLKAKLKLYCTDPDHEDFETVYQNVYLGTCPYMTPSGSFIFNGSERVIVSQLHRSPGVFFGQSHHANGTKLYSARIIPFKGSWIEFATDINNVMYAYIDRKKKLPMTTLLRAIGYERDKDILEIFDLAEEIIIKDNETNILNRTLAARVLKIWHEDFVDEDTGEVLSIEKNEVLIERNVLLKEEHIDLMINHEIKTILLHKEGERKKDYSIIYNTLYKDPTNSEKEAVEYIYKQLRNTEPPDEETARGVIDKLFFSDTRYSLGPVGRYRLNKRLGLNIDSNYLVLTKKDIIAIVEHLNALFNSKREVDDIDHLSNRRVRTVGEQLYAQFSIGLARMARTIRERMNVRDNEVFMPVDLINAKTLSSVVNTFFGTNQLSQFMDQTNPLSEITHKRRLSALGPGGLSRERAGFEVRDVNYSHYGRLCPIETPEGPNIGLISSLSVFAKINKMGFVETPYRVVSNKKIDLQSEVKYLSAEEEEGKIIAQANAIDKYGNFLSNRIIVREDGDFPIVRSDQVDYIDVAPNQIASISASLIPFLEHDDANRALMGSNMMRQAVPLLKPEAPIVGTGLEEQVARDSRILINAKKNGMVKYVDANKIIIVYDKTYKENLVSFDSEIQVYDLIKFRKTNQNTCITLKPIVRKGMKVTKGQILCEGYATENGELALGRNLKAAFIPCNGYNFEDAVLISEKVVSEDWFTSIHIDEYSLDVRDTKLGMEELTNDIPNVSEEATKDLDENGIIRVGAEVKPGDILIGKITPKGESDPTPEEKLLRAIFGDKAGNVKDASLRAEPSLFGVVIDTKLFTRSIKDKTSRAQDKIKIARLEKKYEKKFSDLRNLLINKLQSILNNKLCHNSIYNEKKQEIIKKGIKFTIKLLHSIQDYIEISSNHWTDNFEINNLVSEILHNYKIAVNDLNSSFKHKKFSITVGDELPSGIIKMAKVYIAKKRKLKVGDKMAGRHGNKGVVARILREEDMPFLEDGSPVDIVLNPLGVPSRMNIGQIYETVLGWAGQKLNIKFSTPIFDGATIEEICTYTDKAKIPRFGTTYLFDGGTGERFDQPATVGVIYMLKLGHMVDDKMHARSIGPYSLITQQPLGGKAQFGGQRFGEMEVWALEAFGASNILREILTVKSDDVPGRAKTYESIVKGEPMPEPNNPESFNVLCYELKGLGLDIRLEE; encoded by the coding sequence GTGAATACAGAAAAAAAAAGAATCACTTTTGCCTCAGTAGCAAAACAAGCAGAATATCCGGATTTTTTGGATATTCAAATCAAATCATTTAAAGAATTTTTTCAATTAGATGCAAAACCAGAAGATAGAAAAAATGAAGGTTTATTTAAAGCTTTTACAGAAAATTTTCCCATTTCTGATGCTAGAAATTCTTTTGTTTTAGAATTTAAAGGTTATTCTATAGATTCCCCTAGATATTCAATAGAAGAATGTATAGAAAGAGGGTTAACTTATAGTGTTCCTTTAAAAGCAAAATTAAAATTATATTGTACTGATCCTGATCATGAAGATTTTGAAACTGTTTATCAAAATGTTTATTTAGGAACATGTCCTTATATGACTCCATCTGGGTCTTTTATTTTTAATGGATCGGAAAGGGTTATTGTATCTCAACTACATCGATCTCCTGGTGTTTTTTTTGGTCAATCTCATCATGCTAATGGAACTAAACTTTATTCTGCTAGAATTATTCCATTTAAAGGATCATGGATAGAATTTGCAACCGATATTAATAATGTTATGTATGCATATATTGATAGAAAGAAAAAATTACCTATGACAACTTTATTACGTGCCATAGGATATGAAAGAGATAAAGATATATTAGAAATATTTGATTTAGCTGAGGAAATAATAATAAAAGATAATGAAACAAATATTTTAAATAGAACTCTAGCAGCTAGAGTCTTGAAAATTTGGCATGAAGATTTTGTGGATGAAGATACAGGAGAAGTATTATCTATAGAAAAAAATGAAGTTCTGATAGAAAGAAATGTTCTTTTAAAAGAAGAACATATTGATCTTATGATCAATCATGAAATAAAAACTATTTTATTGCATAAAGAAGGAGAAAGGAAAAAAGATTATTCTATTATTTACAACACTTTATATAAGGATCCTACGAATTCTGAAAAAGAAGCAGTAGAATATATTTATAAACAACTTAGAAATACAGAACCTCCAGACGAAGAAACGGCGAGAGGAGTCATAGATAAACTTTTTTTTTCTGATACTCGATATAGTTTAGGTCCTGTGGGAAGATATCGTTTGAATAAACGTCTTGGTTTAAATATAGATTCTAATTATTTAGTTTTAACCAAAAAAGATATAATAGCAATTGTAGAACATTTAAATGCTTTATTTAACTCTAAAAGAGAAGTTGACGATATTGATCATTTATCCAATAGACGTGTCAGAACAGTAGGTGAACAACTTTATGCTCAATTTAGTATTGGTTTAGCTAGGATGGCTAGAACGATAAGAGAAAGAATGAATGTTCGAGATAATGAAGTTTTTATGCCTGTAGATCTTATTAATGCAAAAACTTTATCATCTGTTGTAAATACTTTTTTTGGAACGAACCAATTATCTCAGTTTATGGATCAAACAAATCCTTTATCTGAAATTACTCATAAAAGAAGACTTTCTGCATTAGGTCCTGGTGGTTTATCTAGAGAAAGAGCAGGTTTTGAAGTTAGAGATGTCAATTATTCTCATTATGGAAGATTATGTCCTATTGAAACACCAGAAGGACCTAATATAGGATTAATATCTTCTCTTTCTGTATTTGCTAAAATAAATAAAATGGGGTTTGTAGAGACTCCTTATCGAGTCGTTTCTAATAAAAAAATAGATTTACAATCTGAAGTAAAATATTTAAGTGCAGAAGAAGAAGAAGGAAAAATTATAGCACAGGCTAATGCTATTGATAAATATGGAAATTTTTTATCTAATAGAATTATAGTTCGTGAAGATGGAGATTTTCCTATAGTCCGATCGGATCAAGTAGATTATATCGATGTAGCCCCAAACCAAATAGCGTCTATATCAGCTTCTTTGATTCCTTTTTTGGAACATGATGATGCAAATAGAGCGTTAATGGGATCTAATATGATGCGTCAAGCCGTTCCATTGTTAAAGCCTGAAGCTCCTATAGTAGGAACTGGATTAGAAGAACAAGTAGCAAGAGATTCTCGTATATTGATTAATGCAAAAAAAAATGGAATGGTCAAATATGTTGATGCAAATAAAATAATTATTGTTTATGACAAAACATATAAAGAAAATTTAGTTAGTTTTGATTCTGAAATTCAAGTTTATGATTTGATTAAATTTAGAAAAACGAATCAAAATACATGTATCACTTTGAAACCTATTGTTAGAAAAGGAATGAAAGTTACTAAAGGTCAAATTTTATGTGAAGGTTATGCTACAGAAAATGGAGAATTAGCTTTAGGAAGAAATTTAAAAGCAGCTTTTATTCCGTGTAATGGTTATAATTTTGAAGATGCTGTTTTAATATCCGAAAAAGTAGTAAGTGAAGATTGGTTTACTTCTATTCATATAGATGAGTATTCTTTGGATGTTCGTGATACCAAGTTAGGAATGGAAGAATTAACCAACGATATTCCTAATGTTAGTGAAGAAGCTACTAAAGATTTAGATGAAAATGGAATTATTAGAGTTGGAGCAGAAGTTAAACCTGGTGATATTCTTATTGGAAAAATAACCCCAAAAGGAGAATCCGATCCTACTCCAGAAGAAAAATTATTAAGAGCCATTTTTGGTGATAAAGCAGGAAATGTGAAAGATGCCTCTTTAAGAGCTGAACCGTCATTATTTGGAGTGGTGATAGACACAAAACTTTTTACCAGAAGTATAAAAGATAAAACATCTAGAGCTCAAGATAAGATTAAAATAGCACGTTTAGAAAAAAAATATGAAAAAAAATTTTCAGATCTTAGAAATTTATTGATTAATAAATTACAATCTATTTTAAATAATAAATTATGTCATAATTCTATTTATAATGAAAAAAAACAAGAAATTATAAAAAAGGGAATCAAATTTACTATAAAACTACTTCATAGTATACAAGATTATATAGAAATTAGTTCTAATCATTGGACAGATAATTTTGAAATCAATAATTTAGTATCAGAAATTTTACATAATTACAAAATAGCGGTAAATGATTTAAATAGTTCTTTTAAACATAAAAAGTTTTCTATTACTGTTGGGGACGAATTACCTTCAGGAATTATTAAAATGGCAAAAGTATATATTGCTAAAAAAAGAAAATTAAAAGTAGGAGATAAAATGGCTGGAAGACATGGAAATAAAGGAGTAGTTGCTAGAATATTAAGAGAAGAAGATATGCCTTTTTTAGAAGATGGAAGTCCAGTAGATATTGTCCTAAATCCTTTAGGAGTTCCCTCCAGAATGAATATTGGACAAATATATGAAACTGTATTAGGATGGGCTGGACAGAAATTGAATATAAAATTTTCAACCCCTATATTTGATGGAGCTACTATAGAAGAAATCTGTACATATACAGATAAAGCAAAAATTCCGCGTTTTGGAACGACCTATTTATTTGATGGAGGAACGGGGGAAAGATTTGATCAACCGGCAACTGTGGGGGTTATATATATGTTGAAATTAGGACATATGGTAGACGATAAAATGCATGCACGTTCAATAGGTCCTTATTCTTTAATCACTCAACAACCTTTAGGAGGGAAAGCCCAATTTGGAGGACAACGTTTTGGAGAAATGGAAGTTTGGGCTTTAGAAGCTTTTGGAGCTTCCAATATTTTACGTGAAATTTTAACTGTGAAATCCGATGATGTTCCTGGAAGAGCTAAAACTTATGAATCTATAGTTAAAGGAGAACCAATGCCTGAACCTAATAATCCAGAATCTTTTAATGTGCTTTGTTATGAATTAAAAGGATTAGGACTAGATATACGTTTAGAAGAATAA
- the rplL gene encoding 50S ribosomal protein L7/L12, protein MIDKLAEQLVNLTVKQVSELATILKKKYGIEPSTSMKVENPLSVKEKIDEKKEKSIFNIILKSSGNSKLSVVKLVKEITGKGLKESKDLVDNIPGVIKESVNKTEAENLKNKFEEIGAEVELK, encoded by the coding sequence ATGATAGACAAGCTAGCCGAACAATTAGTTAATTTAACAGTAAAACAAGTTTCTGAATTAGCTACTATTTTAAAAAAAAAATATGGAATAGAGCCATCGACTTCAATGAAAGTGGAAAATCCTTTATCTGTAAAAGAAAAAATTGATGAAAAAAAGGAAAAAAGCATTTTTAACATAATTTTAAAATCATCCGGAAATTCTAAATTATCTGTAGTCAAATTAGTGAAAGAAATTACTGGAAAAGGACTCAAGGAGTCTAAAGACTTAGTCGATAATATTCCTGGTGTTATTAAAGAATCTGTAAATAAAACAGAAGCAGAAAATTTGAAAAATAAATTTGAAGAAATAGGAGCTGAAGTGGAATTAAAATAG
- the rplJ gene encoding 50S ribosomal protein L10 gives MNKENKKKELSKLVSILSNNETIYLINISDLNSNQISILRKSFHEYSIRMKVVKNTLLKKAIQKIKNKKLDSFFSILNGNTTVLFSDSNLNITNITSNIIKNFHVQEKIDKPYLKGAYAQESFYFGGNKDLNILLHLKSKEDIIIEIFNILQFSIKDIISSFFNSTKYKICEILEALSSYKK, from the coding sequence ATGAATAAAGAAAATAAAAAAAAAGAATTATCAAAATTGGTTTCTATATTATCTAATAATGAAACAATATACTTGATTAATATATCCGATTTAAATTCTAATCAAATTTCTATTCTTAGAAAAAGTTTTCATGAATATAGTATTAGAATGAAAGTGGTAAAAAATACTTTATTGAAAAAAGCCATACAAAAAATAAAAAATAAAAAATTGGATTCTTTTTTTTCTATTTTAAATGGAAATACAACTGTATTATTTTCGGATTCAAATTTGAATATAACAAATATAACTTCTAATATTATAAAAAATTTTCATGTTCAAGAAAAAATTGATAAACCTTATTTAAAGGGAGCTTATGCTCAAGAATCTTTTTATTTTGGAGGAAACAAAGATTTAAATATATTACTACATCTTAAATCTAAGGAAGATATCATAATTGAAATTTTCAATATACTTCAATTTTCAATAAAAGATATTATTTCATCTTTTTTTAATTCAACGAAATACAAAATATGTGAAATTTTAGAAGCTTTATCATCTTATAAAAAATAA
- the rplA gene encoding 50S ribosomal protein L1: MSKKLTKNKKKILEKISSKKKYSLEEAIVLIKEINFVKFDASFDIAVHLGIDVRLPNQMVRGTVLLPHGTGKNICILALVPKDKELEVKKAGADYVGLNYIEKIKSGWTDIDLIVATPSVMNQLGTIGKILGPKGLMPNPKMETVSVNPGKSIQEIKSGKITFKADRYGIVHASIGKVSFSSQHLLDNIVKFMKIIIRNKPSTSKGFYIRSIYLSSTMSCSIPLDLKIFANT; encoded by the coding sequence ATGTCTAAAAAACTAACTAAAAATAAAAAGAAGATTCTAGAAAAAATTTCTAGTAAAAAAAAGTATTCTTTAGAAGAAGCGATCGTTCTTATTAAAGAAATAAATTTTGTAAAATTTGATGCATCTTTTGATATTGCAGTTCATCTTGGAATTGATGTTCGTCTTCCTAATCAAATGGTAAGAGGAACGGTATTGTTACCTCATGGTACAGGTAAAAATATTTGTATTTTAGCTTTAGTTCCAAAAGATAAAGAATTAGAAGTTAAAAAAGCAGGTGCTGATTATGTTGGATTAAATTATATTGAAAAAATTAAGTCTGGATGGACAGACATTGATCTTATTGTGGCTACTCCTTCTGTTATGAATCAATTAGGAACTATAGGTAAAATATTGGGGCCTAAAGGATTAATGCCTAATCCTAAAATGGAAACTGTTTCTGTAAATCCAGGAAAATCTATACAAGAAATTAAATCGGGAAAAATCACTTTTAAAGCAGATCGTTATGGAATTGTTCATGCTTCAATAGGAAAAGTTTCATTTTCGTCTCAACATTTATTAGATAACATAGTAAAATTTATGAAAATAATTATTCGAAATAAACCTTCCACTTCTAAAGGATTTTATATAAGAAGTATTTATTTATCTAGCACTATGAGTTGTAGTATCCCATTAGATTTAAAAATTTTCGCGAATACATGA
- the rplK gene encoding 50S ribosomal protein L11: MSEKIIKKVIKKIKIQKINGGKASPAPPIGPILGSSGVNIMEFCKQYNSLTQDKIGEICPVIIYVYEDKSFSFLIKKPPISIQLLNVIKKEKGSKESNRSKIGKISLNEIKIIAKNKMEDFNCFSMKSAISMVSGTARSMGIEIYN, from the coding sequence ATGTCCGAAAAAATAATAAAAAAAGTAATAAAAAAAATTAAAATACAGAAAATCAATGGAGGAAAAGCAAGTCCGGCTCCTCCTATTGGTCCTATTTTAGGTAGTTCTGGCGTAAATATTATGGAGTTTTGCAAACAATATAATTCCCTTACTCAAGATAAAATAGGGGAAATATGTCCTGTTATAATATATGTATATGAAGATAAATCCTTTTCTTTTTTGATCAAAAAACCTCCAATTTCTATTCAATTGTTAAATGTTATCAAAAAAGAAAAAGGATCTAAAGAATCTAATCGTTCTAAAATAGGAAAAATAAGTTTAAATGAAATTAAAATAATTGCAAAAAATAAAATGGAAGATTTTAATTGTTTTTCTATGAAATCAGCTATATCCATGGTTTCCGGTACTGCTAGATCTATGGGAATAGAAATTTATAATTAA
- the nusG gene encoding transcription termination/antitermination protein NusG produces the protein MNDLERKWYVIKTMSGQENKVKSYIENEIRDNGFQEYIGRVLVPIEKVIQMRKGKKIHREKVHYPGYVMVEVNLEGEAIHAIKNVPGVINFLSEGKGPSAIPIPMRKEEVNKMLGKIDELSERYENISIPFLVGETIKVIDGPFTGFNGTIEKINEEKRKLELAVLIFGRKTPLELNFTQIEKI, from the coding sequence ATGAATGATTTAGAAAGAAAATGGTATGTCATAAAAACCATGAGTGGACAAGAAAACAAGGTGAAATCATATATTGAGAATGAAATTAGAGATAATGGATTTCAAGAATATATAGGAAGAGTATTGGTTCCTATTGAAAAAGTTATACAAATGAGAAAAGGTAAAAAAATTCATAGGGAAAAAGTTCATTATCCAGGATATGTTATGGTCGAAGTAAATTTAGAAGGAGAAGCGATTCATGCAATAAAAAATGTTCCAGGTGTTATAAATTTTTTAAGTGAAGGAAAAGGCCCTTCCGCTATTCCTATTCCTATGAGAAAAGAAGAAGTGAATAAAATGTTAGGGAAAATAGATGAACTATCTGAAAGATATGAAAATATTAGTATTCCTTTTTTAGTAGGAGAAACAATTAAAGTTATCGATGGTCCTTTTACAGGATTTAATGGAACAATTGAAAAAATTAATGAAGAAAAAAGAAAATTAGAATTAGCCGTTTTAATTTTTGGAAGAAAAACTCCATTAGAATTGAATTTTACACAGATAGAAAAAATTTAA
- the secE gene encoding preprotein translocase subunit SecE, which produces MIKNNFFLEIYNEFFHCITWPKWEDLQLTTMIISFFSIFLSIFLYGVDGFFIFLIKKLFSL; this is translated from the coding sequence ATGATAAAAAATAATTTTTTTTTAGAAATTTATAACGAATTTTTTCATTGTATAACATGGCCTAAATGGGAGGATTTACAATTAACAACAATGATTATATCTTTTTTTTCCATATTCTTATCCATATTCTTATATGGAGTGGATGGTTTTTTTATTTTTTTGATTAAAAAATTATTTTCTTTATAA
- the tuf gene encoding elongation factor Tu, with protein sequence MAKEKFKRDKPHVNIGTTGHVDHGKTTLTAAITKVLSEIGLAEEKSFDAIDNAPEEKERGITINTSHVEYETEKRHYAHVDCPGHADYVKNMITGAAQMDGAILVVAATDGPMPQTREHILLSRQVGVPKIVVFMNKVDQVDDPELLELVEMEIRELLSKYEYDGENIPIIQGSALGALNGEKKWTEKIKDLMKVLDDYIPEPIREMDKPFLMPIEDVFTITGRGTVATGRIESGIVHTGDLVDIIGMGENRLSSTVTGVEMFRKILDQGQAGDNVGLLLRGIEKKDIKRGMVVGKPGSVQSHKKFKAEVYVLTKEEGGRHTPFHNKYRPQFYLRTTDVTGEIHLPDGIEMVMPGDNISMEVELHQPIALSENLRFAIREGGKTVGAGQVIHIID encoded by the coding sequence ATGGCAAAAGAAAAATTTAAAAGAGATAAACCACATGTAAATATAGGAACTACAGGTCATGTAGATCATGGTAAAACAACTCTGACTGCTGCAATTACAAAAGTTTTATCAGAAATTGGATTGGCAGAAGAGAAAAGTTTTGATGCAATTGACAATGCACCTGAAGAAAAAGAAAGAGGGATTACTATTAATACATCTCATGTAGAATATGAAACCGAAAAAAGACATTATGCACATGTTGATTGTCCTGGACATGCAGATTACGTAAAAAATATGATTACAGGAGCTGCTCAAATGGATGGAGCTATTCTAGTTGTAGCAGCTACAGATGGGCCTATGCCTCAAACAAGAGAACATATATTATTATCCCGTCAAGTGGGAGTTCCAAAAATTGTGGTATTTATGAATAAAGTAGATCAAGTAGATGATCCAGAGTTGTTAGAATTAGTTGAAATGGAAATTAGAGAGTTACTTTCTAAATATGAATATGATGGAGAAAATATTCCTATTATACAAGGATCAGCTTTAGGAGCTTTAAATGGAGAAAAAAAATGGACAGAAAAAATAAAAGACTTAATGAAAGTATTGGATGATTATATTCCAGAACCAATTCGTGAAATGGATAAACCATTTTTAATGCCTATAGAAGATGTTTTTACTATAACAGGAAGAGGGACAGTAGCAACAGGCCGTATTGAAAGTGGAATTGTTCATACAGGAGATTTAGTTGATATAATTGGAATGGGTGAAAATAGATTATCATCTACAGTAACAGGAGTTGAAATGTTTCGAAAAATATTGGATCAAGGTCAAGCAGGAGATAATGTAGGTTTATTATTACGGGGAATAGAAAAAAAAGATATAAAAAGAGGAATGGTAGTTGGAAAGCCAGGATCTGTGCAGTCTCATAAAAAATTTAAAGCAGAAGTATATGTTCTCACAAAAGAAGAAGGCGGAAGACATACTCCTTTTCATAATAAATATCGTCCTCAATTTTATTTAAGGACAACAGATGTAACAGGAGAAATTCATCTTCCGGATGGAATAGAAATGGTCATGCCTGGAGATAATATTTCTATGGAGGTTGAATTACATCAACCTATAGCATTAAGTGAAAACTTACGTTTTGCTATTCGTGAAGGAGGAAAAACTGTAGGAGCTGGACAAGTCATTCATATAATAGATTGA